In the genome of Streptomyces sp. P3, the window ATGGACTCCTCGTAGACCTGGGCCTGGATCGGGTCCGGCACCAGGATCATGATGACGTCGGCCTCGGCGGCGGCCTCGGCCGGGGTCACCACGCGCAGGCCCTGCTCCTCGGCCTTGGCCTTGGACTTGGAGCCCTCGTGCAGACCGACGCGGACGTCGACACCGGAGTCACGGAGCGACAGGGCATGGGCGTGGCCCTGGCTGCCGTAGCCGATGACCGCGACCTTGCGGCCCTGGATGATGGACAGGTCGGCGTCGGCGTCGTAGAACAGCTCGGCCACTTTGGGTTCTCTCCTTGGGTGCAGGTGGTGCGTCCCACCGTATGACGGAGGGCGGAAGTCAGGTCTCGGGGTCTCGGCATACGGGCGGTCGACCGACGTCGGCCGCCCGTTCCCATACTTACGCCGACCGGTCGAGGGCGCGCAGCGAGCGGTCCGTGATCGAACGGGCGCCACGGCCGATCGCGATCGTTCCGGACTGGACCAGCTCCTTGATGCCGTAGGGCTCCAGCATCTTGAGCATGGCGGTGAGCTTGTCGTTGCTGCCGGTGGCCTCGATGGTCACGGCCTCCGGGGAGACGTCGACGGTCTTGGCGCGGAACAGCTGGACGATCTCGACGATCTGCGAGCGCGTCTCGTTGTCGGCGCGCACCTTCACCAGAACGAGTTCACGGTGAACGGCCTGTCCGGGCTCCAGTTCGACGATCTTCAGCACCTCGACGAGCTTGTTGAGCTGCTTGGTGACCTGCTCCAGCGGCAGCGCGTCGACGCTCACCACGATCGTGATGCGGGAGATGTCGGCGTGCTCGGTGACGCCGACGGCGAGCGAGTCGATGTTGAAGCCCCGGCGGGAGAACAGTGCGGCGATCCGGGCCAGGATGCCCGGCTTGTTCTCTACCAGGACGGAGAGCGTGTGCTTGGACATGTCTTCTTTACGTCTCTCTCGCTCAGTCGTCTTCGTTGTCGCCGAAGTCGGGGCGGACGTCCCGGGCGGCCAGGATCTCGTCGTTGGAGGTGCCTGCGGCGACCATCGGCCACACCATCGCGTCCTCGTGGACGATGAAGTCGACGACGACCGGGCGGTCGTTGACCGAGTTCGCCTCCTCGATGACCTTGTCGAGGTCGTCCGGGGACTCACAGCGGATCGCGTGACAGCCCATGGCCTCCGACAGCTTCACGAAGTCCGGGACGCGGGTGCCCCGGGCGTCCGGGTTGACGTCGTTGGGGCCGGAGTGCAGCACGGTGTTGGAGTAGCGCTGGTTGTAGAACAGGGTCTGCCACTGGCGGACCATTCCGAGGGCGCCGTTGTTGATGATGGCGACCTTGATCGGGATGTTGTTCAGGGCGCAGGTGGTGAGTTCCTGGTTGGTCATCTGGAAGCAGCCGTCGCCGTCGATCGCCCAGACCGTCCGGCCCGGGGCGCCGGCCTTGGCGCCCATCGCGGCCGGGACCGCGTAGCCCATCGTGCCCGCGCCGCCCGAGTTCAGCCAGGTGGCGGGCTTCTCGAACTGGACGAAGTGCGCGGACCACATCTGGTGCTGGCCGACGCCCGCCGCGAAGATCGTGCCCTCGGGGGCGAGCTGTCCGATGCGCTCGATGACGTGCTGCGGGGAGAGCGAACCGTCGGCGGGCTGGTCGTAGCCCAGCGGATAGGTGTCGCGCCAGCGGGTCAGATCCGTCCACCAGGCGCTGTAGTCGCCCTGCTGGCCCTCGCTGTGCTCCTTCTGGACGGCCTGGACCAGGTCGGCGATGACCTCGCGGGCGTCGCCGACGATCGGGACGTCGGCGGCGCGGTTCTTGCCGATCTCCGCCGGGTCGATGTCCGCGTGGACGATCTTGGCGTGCGGCGCGAAGCTGTCCAGCTTGCCGGTGACGCGGTCGTCGAAGCGGGCGCCGAGGGCGACGATCAGGTCGGCCTTCTGCAGGCCGGTGACGGCGGCCACCGAGCCGTGCATGCCCGGCATGCCGAGGTGCTGCGGGTGGCTGTCCGGGAACGCGCCCAGCGCCATCAGGGTGGTGGTGACGGGCGCGCCGGTCAGCTCGGCGAGGACCTTCAGCTCGGCCGTGGCGCCGGCCTTGAGGACACCGCCGCCGACGTAGAGGATCGGCCGCTTGGCGGCGGTGATCAGCTTCGCGGCCTCGCGGATCTGCTTGGCGTGCGGCTTGGTCACCGGCCGGTAGCCTGGCAGGTCCATGACGGGCGGCCAGGAGAAGGTGGTCTTCGCCTGGAGGGCGTCCTTGGCGATGTCGACCAGGACCGGGCCCGGCCGGCCGGTGGAGGCGATGTGGAAGGCCTGCGCGATCACCCGCGGGATGTCCTCGGCCTTGGTCACCAGGAAGTTGTGCTTGGTGATCGGCATGGTGATGCCGACGATGTCCGCCTCCTGGAAGGCGTCCGTGCCGATCGCCTTGGACGCGACCTGCCCGGTGATCGCCACGAGCGGCACCGAGTCCATGTGCGCGTCGGCGATCGGGGTCACCAGGTTGGTGGCGCCGGGGCCGGAGGTCGCCATGCAGACGCCGACCCGGCCGGTGGCCTGCGCGTAGCCGGTGGCGGCGTGGCCCGCGCCCTGCTCGTGGCGGACCAGGACGTGACGGACCCTCGTCGAGTCCATCAGCGGGTCGTAGGCGGGAAGGATCGCACCGCCGGGAATGCCGAATACCGTGTCGGCGCCGACCTCCTCGAGAGAGCGGATGAGGGACTGCGCACCCGTCACGTGCTCGACGGACGCGGAGTGCTGTCCTCCGGATCGGGGCCGCGGCTGCGGATGGGCCCCGGTGGCCTGCTCGGTCATCGGCATTCTCTTCTCGATGCTGAGGGTTTTACTGAAGGTTCTGCGGGTGCTGCTGGGGGGTGGTGCGGGGGTGTCGCCCGGGTTTTGTGCAACAAAAAACCCCTCGTGCCATAAGGCAAGCGAGGGGAGCGCGCCGGGTGTAGGTCGCTGTGATCTCCGGGTCCGTCCGGACGTCACGAGCTTCAGCCGACGCGCTTGCCAAGTACGAGAATTCGGGTGCGCATGGCATTGACCCTCCCCCTGGCGCGCACCGGATGTCAAGCGGGTGGGACGGGAGTCTCATTATGTGAGCGTAGGGCACTTCCGCTCCCCAGGACGGCGGTCACCCCACTGGTGTACACCCCCGCACCGCCGCCCGCGAACGCGGGCTCGGCCGGCCCGTCGTGCGGCACCGGATAGCGGCCCGTCGCGAGCGCGCGGCGCAGCCGGTACTCGTCGAGCGGTCCGGAGAAGGCCATGCCCTGGCCGTGCGTGCAGCCCATCGCGTGCAGCGCGGCGACCTGCTCGGGCAGGTCCACGCCGTCGGCGACGGACTGCAGCCCCAGATCGGAGGCGATCCGCAGCAGCCCGCCGGTGATCTTGTTCAGCCGGGCGGACTCGACGACCCCCTCGACCAGGGTTCGGTCGAGCTTGAGGATGTCCACGGGGAGCCGGCGCAGCGCCGTGAGGGCTCCGTAGCCGCCGCCGACGCCGCCCAGGGCGATCCGGACGCCCAGGCGGCGCAGGGCCCCCAGGCGGCGCTCCAGCTCGTCCAGCGGCACCCTGGGGTCGGTGTCCGCGAGCTCGAGCACCAGCGAGCCCGACGGCAGGCCGTGCCGCGTCAGCAGCGCCTCCACCGAGCCCAGCGGCATCGAGCGGTCCAGCAGCCGCCGGGCCCCCACCCGGACGACCACGGGCAGCGTCAGCCCGCTCGCTGTCCGGTCGGCGGCCTGCTCGACGGCTTCCTCCAGCAGCCAGCGGCCCAGTTCGGCTGTCCTGTCGCTGTCCTCGGCGACCCGCAGGAACTCGGCGGGCGTGAAGAGCACGCCCTGCGAGGAACGCCAGCGGGCCTGTGCGGCGACCGACGAGATCCGGCCGTCCGAGAGGCGCACCACGGGCTGGTGCAGAACGGCGAACTCGCCGTCATGGAGCGCGGCACGCAGCCGTGTGGCCAGTTCCGCCTTGCGTACGACGTCCTGCTGCATCTGCGGCTTGTACAGCTCGACCCGGCCCTTGCCGCCGGCCTTGGCGCGGTACATGGCGAGATCGGCGTTGCGCAGCAACTCCCCCGCGCCCAGACCGGGCTCCGCGAAGGCGACGCCGATGGACGCGGCGACGCGGACCTCGTCGCCGTCGATGAGGTACGGCTGCGAGAGCGTGAG includes:
- a CDS encoding acetolactate synthase large subunit, with protein sequence MTEQATGAHPQPRPRSGGQHSASVEHVTGAQSLIRSLEEVGADTVFGIPGGAILPAYDPLMDSTRVRHVLVRHEQGAGHAATGYAQATGRVGVCMATSGPGATNLVTPIADAHMDSVPLVAITGQVASKAIGTDAFQEADIVGITMPITKHNFLVTKAEDIPRVIAQAFHIASTGRPGPVLVDIAKDALQAKTTFSWPPVMDLPGYRPVTKPHAKQIREAAKLITAAKRPILYVGGGVLKAGATAELKVLAELTGAPVTTTLMALGAFPDSHPQHLGMPGMHGSVAAVTGLQKADLIVALGARFDDRVTGKLDSFAPHAKIVHADIDPAEIGKNRAADVPIVGDAREVIADLVQAVQKEHSEGQQGDYSAWWTDLTRWRDTYPLGYDQPADGSLSPQHVIERIGQLAPEGTIFAAGVGQHQMWSAHFVQFEKPATWLNSGGAGTMGYAVPAAMGAKAGAPGRTVWAIDGDGCFQMTNQELTTCALNNIPIKVAIINNGALGMVRQWQTLFYNQRYSNTVLHSGPNDVNPDARGTRVPDFVKLSEAMGCHAIRCESPDDLDKVIEEANSVNDRPVVVDFIVHEDAMVWPMVAAGTSNDEILAARDVRPDFGDNEDD
- the ilvN gene encoding acetolactate synthase small subunit, yielding MSKHTLSVLVENKPGILARIAALFSRRGFNIDSLAVGVTEHADISRITIVVSVDALPLEQVTKQLNKLVEVLKIVELEPGQAVHRELVLVKVRADNETRSQIVEIVQLFRAKTVDVSPEAVTIEATGSNDKLTAMLKMLEPYGIKELVQSGTIAIGRGARSITDRSLRALDRSA